A portion of the Natrinema salaciae genome contains these proteins:
- a CDS encoding long-chain-fatty-acid--CoA ligase, with the protein MHKPLLVPEFLDRARTHYGDDEAVVATTGERFTYDELGERADRFSAALQARGIEKGDRVAVLDPNTHYHLEAAYGTMQIGAIHTPLNYRLTPDDFEYILSDAGVDAIYADYDFADKIEAIRDEVPTETFVTNDADAVDGDWEEFDAVLEEAGTEYDRPEMSEDELITINYTSGTTGDPKGVCRTHRCETIHAYLLVAHQEITDDDVYLWTLPMFHANGWGHIFAITGIGAKHVCTRGVDAGDIFEAVRSEDVSYMCGAPTVLNMLVGYYEETDPETTGERDVRLATAGSAPPEATIRTVEDEFGWYLKHVYGATETGPLITTSDARRHFDEDSDDRFRIKKRQGLAYLGTEIRVVDEHGEDVPRDDETLGEVVVRGNQIMEKYWQKPEATADAFTDRVEGYYHTGDLATIDEHGMIAIQDRKKDIIISGGENISSIELEDTLFDHPEVSDVAVIPSPSDEWGETPKAFVVPASDDPDDPGVTADDLETFTREHLAGYKTVHRIEFVEELPTTATGKVQKYELRQEEWGDEDRMVGRG; encoded by the coding sequence ATGCACAAACCACTACTCGTGCCGGAGTTCCTCGACCGGGCGCGAACGCACTACGGCGACGACGAGGCGGTCGTCGCCACCACGGGGGAGCGGTTCACGTACGACGAACTGGGCGAGCGAGCCGACCGATTTTCCGCGGCACTGCAAGCGCGCGGGATCGAGAAGGGGGACCGCGTCGCCGTCCTCGACCCGAACACCCACTACCACCTCGAGGCGGCCTACGGGACCATGCAGATCGGGGCGATCCACACGCCGCTGAATTACCGGCTCACGCCCGACGACTTCGAGTACATCCTGTCGGACGCGGGCGTCGACGCAATCTACGCCGACTACGACTTCGCCGACAAGATCGAGGCGATCCGCGACGAGGTGCCGACGGAGACGTTCGTGACGAACGACGCGGACGCCGTCGATGGTGACTGGGAGGAGTTCGACGCGGTGCTCGAGGAGGCGGGCACCGAGTACGATCGCCCCGAGATGAGCGAGGACGAACTCATCACGATCAACTACACGTCGGGGACGACGGGCGATCCGAAGGGTGTCTGTCGCACCCATCGCTGCGAGACGATCCACGCGTACCTGCTGGTCGCCCATCAGGAGATCACCGACGACGACGTCTACCTGTGGACGCTGCCGATGTTCCACGCGAACGGCTGGGGACACATCTTCGCGATCACGGGGATCGGCGCGAAACACGTCTGTACGCGCGGGGTCGACGCCGGGGACATCTTCGAGGCCGTGCGATCGGAGGACGTGTCGTACATGTGCGGCGCGCCGACGGTGCTGAACATGCTGGTCGGTTACTACGAGGAGACCGACCCCGAAACGACCGGCGAGAGGGACGTTCGGCTCGCGACCGCGGGCAGCGCACCGCCGGAGGCGACCATCCGGACCGTGGAAGACGAGTTCGGCTGGTACCTGAAACACGTCTACGGCGCGACCGAGACGGGGCCACTGATCACGACCTCCGACGCCCGCCGACACTTCGACGAGGACAGCGACGACCGGTTCCGGATCAAGAAACGGCAGGGGCTGGCCTACCTCGGGACCGAGATCCGGGTCGTCGACGAGCACGGCGAGGACGTCCCACGGGACGACGAGACCCTCGGCGAGGTCGTCGTCCGCGGCAACCAGATCATGGAGAAGTACTGGCAGAAACCCGAGGCGACCGCGGACGCGTTCACCGACCGCGTCGAGGGCTACTACCACACCGGCGACCTCGCGACGATCGACGAACACGGGATGATCGCGATTCAGGACCGGAAGAAGGACATCATCATTTCGGGCGGCGAGAACATCTCGAGCATCGAACTCGAGGACACCCTGTTCGATCACCCGGAAGTGTCGGACGTCGCCGTGATTCCGTCACCGAGCGACGAGTGGGGCGAGACGCCGAAGGCGTTCGTCGTCCCCGCGAGCGACGATCCCGACGACCCCGGCGTGACGGCGGACGACCTCGAGACCTTTACTCGAGAGCACCTCGCGGGCTACAAGACCGTCCACCGGATCGAGTTCGTCGAAGAGCTCCCGACGACGGCGACGGGGAAGGTCCAGAAGTACGAACTCCGACAGGAGGAGTGGGGCGACGAAGATCGAATGGTCGGGCGGGGGTGA
- a CDS encoding zinc ribbon domain-containing protein: MKDADRGCPKCDHTETEIDEISTTGSGLSKMFDIQNRSFMVVSCRNCGYSELYKGQSSGDMVDLFLG; the protein is encoded by the coding sequence ATGAAAGACGCCGATCGCGGCTGTCCGAAGTGCGACCACACGGAGACGGAGATCGACGAAATTTCGACGACCGGAAGCGGTCTGTCGAAGATGTTCGATATTCAGAATCGGAGCTTCATGGTAGTGAGCTGTCGAAACTGCGGCTACTCGGAACTCTATAAGGGCCAGTCGTCGGGTGACATGGTCGATCTGTTCCTCGGCTAG
- a CDS encoding V-type ATP synthase subunit D, which yields MANDVKPTRKNLMAIEDRIELSERGHGTLEKKRDGLIMEFMDILDKAQDVRGDLADDYEAAQKKINMARAMEGDVAVRGAAAALQEHPEITTESKNIMGVVVPQIESSRVSKSLDQRGYGIMGTSARIDEAAEAYEDLLESIILAAEVETAMKKMLREIETTKRRVNALEFKLLPELYENQEYIEQKLEEQEREETFRLKKIKEKKEAEEKAEREAEKAAEAEEAEAKQDELDDVQPDTAAQSPAANQ from the coding sequence ATGGCCAACGACGTCAAGCCCACCCGCAAGAACTTGATGGCGATCGAGGATCGCATCGAGCTCTCCGAGCGGGGGCACGGCACGCTCGAAAAGAAACGCGACGGGCTGATCATGGAGTTCATGGACATTCTGGACAAGGCCCAGGACGTCCGCGGCGACCTCGCCGACGACTACGAGGCCGCCCAGAAGAAGATCAACATGGCCCGCGCGATGGAGGGTGACGTCGCGGTCCGCGGTGCCGCAGCGGCGCTGCAGGAACACCCCGAGATCACCACCGAATCGAAGAACATCATGGGCGTCGTCGTCCCGCAGATCGAGTCCTCCCGGGTCTCCAAGAGCCTCGATCAGCGCGGCTACGGGATCATGGGCACCTCCGCCCGCATCGACGAGGCCGCCGAAGCCTACGAGGACCTGCTGGAGAGCATCATCCTCGCCGCCGAGGTCGAGACGGCGATGAAGAAGATGCTCCGGGAAATCGAGACCACGAAGCGCCGCGTCAACGCACTCGAGTTCAAGCTCCTGCCGGAACTCTACGAGAACCAGGAGTACATCGAGCAGAAGCTCGAGGAACAGGAGCGCGAGGAGACGTTCCGGCTGAAGAAGATCAAGGAGAAGAAGGAGGCCGAAGAGAAGGCAGAGCGGGAGGCCGAGAAAGCGGCCGAAGCCGAGGAAGCGGAAGCGAAACAGGACGAACTCGACGACGTCCAGCCGGATACCGCCGCACAGTCCCCCGCGGCCAACCAGTAA
- a CDS encoding DUF6276 family protein, translating to MACSECGSSPISFSVPEEYRSDAPAEAAVVSLCPHCLTVEPVTDEQHRADTAPDFSRVGDGFPTRPERAVPLALALGLCSSLATNRTAIELLLREVERTGADPLLILERLGTDPSVDPVIDLERRRHQLEQLLY from the coding sequence ATGGCCTGTTCCGAATGCGGCTCGTCCCCGATCTCGTTTTCCGTCCCGGAGGAGTACCGCTCGGACGCGCCGGCGGAGGCCGCGGTCGTCTCCCTCTGCCCGCACTGTTTGACCGTCGAGCCGGTGACGGACGAGCAGCACCGGGCCGATACGGCCCCCGATTTCTCGCGAGTCGGCGACGGGTTCCCGACGCGGCCCGAGCGGGCGGTTCCGCTCGCGCTGGCGCTCGGCCTGTGCTCGTCGCTCGCGACGAACCGTACTGCGATCGAGTTGCTGCTCAGAGAGGTCGAGCGAACCGGTGCCGACCCCCTCCTGATCCTCGAGCGACTCGGTACCGATCCGTCGGTCGATCCGGTGATCGACCTCGAACGGCGACGACATCAGCTGGAGCAACTGCTCTACTGA
- a CDS encoding DUF5811 family protein, giving the protein MNGNTPYAGLPGETGAGQRAAADVPDLSSAQKRLLHRDVSRIAARTREFLPNEYVVDADVSSGMTGPQVTVAVRPPVGHAVSAGFTPDLEEAAAAEEVITADERDEVARGLAASAALQVKQAVSDSVRPTGK; this is encoded by the coding sequence ATGAACGGAAATACGCCGTACGCAGGGCTACCGGGCGAGACTGGGGCTGGGCAACGTGCCGCGGCGGACGTTCCGGACCTCTCGAGCGCGCAAAAACGACTGCTTCACCGCGACGTCTCGCGGATCGCCGCCCGCACGCGCGAGTTCCTCCCCAACGAATACGTCGTCGACGCCGACGTCTCGAGCGGCATGACCGGCCCGCAGGTCACCGTCGCCGTCCGTCCCCCCGTCGGACACGCCGTCAGCGCCGGCTTCACGCCCGACCTCGAGGAGGCGGCGGCCGCCGAAGAGGTCATCACCGCCGACGAACGCGACGAAGTCGCCCGCGGGCTGGCCGCGAGCGCCGCGCTGCAGGTGAAACAGGCCGTCAGCGACAGCGTGCGGCCGACCGGAAAGTAA
- a CDS encoding pyruvoyl-dependent arginine decarboxylase: protein MRTIRVVWGSASAPTAMASYDAALAEAGVENYNLVSVSSVIPAETTVEAVGTAPDLGPAGERLTVVEARATTAGPGRASAALAWAQSVDDGPGLFYEAAGEADREGVERRVREGLAAGQGLRDWEFTDPRVAVESRQAEAGAYTTALVLAVYGESEPII from the coding sequence ATGCGAACGATTCGAGTCGTCTGGGGGTCGGCGTCGGCACCCACGGCGATGGCCTCCTACGACGCCGCCCTCGCCGAGGCCGGCGTCGAGAACTATAATCTCGTCTCGGTCTCCTCCGTGATCCCGGCGGAGACGACCGTCGAAGCCGTCGGCACCGCACCCGACCTCGGCCCCGCCGGCGAGCGACTGACCGTCGTCGAAGCGCGAGCGACGACTGCCGGTCCCGGCCGCGCGAGCGCCGCCCTCGCGTGGGCGCAGTCCGTCGACGACGGACCGGGACTGTTCTACGAGGCCGCGGGCGAGGCGGACCGTGAGGGCGTCGAACGCCGGGTCCGCGAGGGACTGGCCGCGGGACAGGGGCTCCGCGACTGGGAGTTCACCGACCCGCGGGTCGCCGTCGAGAGCCGCCAGGCCGAGGCAGGGGCGTACACGACGGCACTCGTCCTCGCCGTCTACGGCGAGAGCGAGCCGATCATCTAG
- the pan2 gene encoding proteasome-activating nucleotidase Pan2 — translation MSRSPSIPDRPHRDIDSDLPDDERLEALRGHYEDLVDVNEQLSAQLDDAEDRRQRLREKVDRVERENETLKSSSLYIATVEDVLDDEQVIVKQHGNNQEVLTDVSSRIVDRVEPGDRVAVNDSFAIQSVLDAETDARAQSMEITEKPEVSYADIGGIDEQVREVREAVEQPLAEPELFAEVGIDPPSGVLLYGPPGTGKTMLAKAVANETDATFIKMAGSELVRKFIGEGSRLVRDLFEMARERQPAIIFIDEIDAIATRRTESKTSGDAEVQRTMMQLLSEMDGFEARGEVRIIAATNRFDMLDRAILRPGRFDRLIEVPEPDTAGREQILEIHTRNMNIADGVDFAALADDTDGYSGAEIESLATEAGMFAIRNDRDEVSHQDFADALEKIEEDDSSDVISSAGYFYQ, via the coding sequence ATGTCTCGAAGCCCGTCTATTCCCGACCGACCTCACCGCGATATCGACTCAGATCTCCCCGACGACGAACGGCTCGAGGCGCTCCGCGGGCACTACGAGGATCTCGTCGACGTCAACGAGCAGCTGTCCGCCCAGCTGGACGACGCCGAGGACCGCCGCCAGCGCCTCCGGGAGAAAGTCGATCGCGTCGAACGCGAAAACGAGACGCTCAAGAGCTCGTCGCTGTACATCGCCACCGTCGAGGACGTCCTCGACGACGAGCAGGTCATCGTCAAGCAACACGGGAACAACCAGGAAGTGCTCACGGACGTCTCCTCGCGGATCGTCGACCGCGTCGAGCCCGGCGACCGGGTCGCGGTCAACGATTCGTTCGCGATCCAGTCGGTGCTGGACGCCGAGACCGACGCGCGCGCGCAGTCGATGGAGATCACCGAGAAGCCCGAGGTCAGCTACGCCGATATCGGCGGCATCGACGAGCAGGTCCGCGAGGTCCGCGAGGCCGTCGAGCAGCCCCTCGCCGAGCCCGAACTCTTCGCCGAGGTCGGTATCGATCCGCCGAGCGGCGTCCTGCTGTACGGGCCGCCGGGGACGGGGAAGACGATGCTCGCCAAGGCCGTCGCCAACGAGACCGACGCCACCTTCATCAAGATGGCCGGCTCGGAGCTCGTCCGCAAGTTCATCGGCGAGGGCTCGCGGCTCGTCCGCGACCTCTTCGAGATGGCTCGCGAGCGCCAGCCCGCGATCATCTTCATCGACGAGATCGACGCCATCGCCACCCGCCGCACCGAATCCAAGACCTCCGGCGACGCCGAGGTCCAGCGGACGATGATGCAGCTGCTCTCCGAGATGGACGGCTTCGAGGCCCGCGGCGAAGTCCGCATTATCGCCGCCACCAACCGCTTCGACATGCTCGACCGCGCCATCCTCCGTCCCGGCCGGTTCGACCGCCTGATCGAAGTCCCCGAACCCGACACGGCGGGCCGCGAACAGATCCTCGAGATCCACACCCGGAACATGAACATCGCCGACGGTGTCGACTTCGCGGCGCTCGCCGACGACACCGACGGCTACTCCGGTGCCGAAATCGAGAGCCTCGCCACCGAGGCCGGGATGTTCGCTATCCGCAACGACCGCGACGAGGTTTCCCACCAGGACTTCGCCGACGCCTTAGAGAAGATCGAAGAGGACGACTCGAGCGACGTGATCTCGTCGGCCGGCTACTTCTACCAGTAA
- the pepF gene encoding oligoendopeptidase F, whose protein sequence is MSSVSERSEIDTEYKWDLESIYATDDDWEDAYEAVAERVDELAAYEGRAIEDAETLLAVLELRDEIMREVSTVAAYARMRRDEDTTNQEYQALTARSQSLAADAQSEASFIEPELQELTREEFDAMVDEEPALETYDHYVDDVLRMKPHTRSTEVEALLADLSEVTGATGEVYNMLSNADMSFPTVEDPDGDAVEITQSNFTNLLKRPDRDFRQRVYESYFDEWESVRNTVAASYKNSVKADVKTARARNYDTAREAALDGPNVPVAVYDTLVDTVHDNIDKLHHHAALKQRALDVDELQMWDLYMPLTGDEGPDLEYEQATEYVVDALEPLGEEYQSRVAEGLDSRWIDVYENEGKQSGAYSGGTYDTQPFILLNYQHDISSMYTLAHELGHSMHSQLTKDEQPFIYSSYEIFVAEVASTVNEALLTNHLLETVDDTEFRRHVLNEFLERVRSTLYRQTLFAEFEHEAHRLEEDGEPLTADRLDDLYRGLKADYYAPAAIDDRIAREWMRIPHFYRAFYVYQYATGISAALAIVDDVLERGQPAADDYLEFLRHGSREYPLELLRIAGVDMNSSEPIDRALETYGQRLDEFESLLD, encoded by the coding sequence ATGAGTTCGGTATCCGAGCGCTCGGAGATAGACACCGAGTACAAGTGGGACCTCGAGAGCATCTACGCGACCGACGACGACTGGGAGGACGCCTACGAGGCCGTCGCCGAGCGCGTGGACGAACTCGCCGCCTACGAGGGCCGCGCGATCGAGGACGCCGAGACCCTCCTCGCGGTGCTCGAGCTGCGCGACGAGATCATGCGCGAGGTGTCGACGGTCGCGGCCTACGCCCGGATGCGCCGCGACGAGGACACGACGAACCAGGAGTATCAGGCGCTGACGGCTCGATCGCAGTCGCTGGCGGCCGATGCCCAGTCCGAAGCCTCCTTCATCGAACCCGAGCTGCAGGAGCTGACCCGCGAGGAGTTCGACGCGATGGTCGACGAGGAGCCGGCCCTCGAGACCTACGACCACTACGTCGACGACGTGCTCCGGATGAAACCGCACACGCGCTCGACCGAGGTCGAAGCCCTGCTCGCGGATCTGAGCGAGGTGACCGGCGCGACGGGCGAAGTGTACAACATGCTCTCGAACGCGGACATGTCGTTCCCGACCGTCGAGGACCCGGACGGTGACGCGGTCGAGATCACCCAGAGCAACTTCACGAACCTGCTCAAGCGACCCGATCGCGACTTTCGGCAGCGCGTCTACGAGTCGTACTTCGACGAGTGGGAGTCGGTCCGCAACACGGTCGCGGCGAGCTACAAGAACAGCGTCAAAGCCGACGTGAAAACCGCTCGAGCGCGCAACTACGACACCGCGCGCGAGGCCGCGCTCGACGGGCCGAACGTTCCCGTCGCTGTCTACGACACCCTCGTCGATACCGTCCACGACAACATCGACAAGCTCCACCACCACGCTGCGCTCAAACAGCGGGCGCTGGATGTCGACGAGCTGCAGATGTGGGACCTCTACATGCCACTGACCGGCGACGAGGGGCCCGACCTCGAGTACGAGCAGGCGACCGAGTACGTCGTCGACGCGCTCGAACCGCTGGGCGAGGAGTACCAGTCCCGCGTCGCCGAGGGACTCGACTCCCGGTGGATCGACGTCTACGAGAACGAGGGGAAACAGTCCGGTGCCTACTCCGGCGGGACCTACGACACCCAGCCCTTCATCCTCCTGAACTACCAGCACGACATCTCCTCGATGTACACGCTGGCCCACGAACTCGGCCACTCGATGCACTCCCAGCTCACGAAGGACGAACAGCCCTTCATCTACTCGAGCTACGAGATCTTCGTCGCCGAGGTCGCCAGCACGGTCAACGAGGCCCTGCTGACCAACCACCTGCTCGAGACCGTCGACGACACCGAGTTCCGGCGACACGTCCTCAACGAGTTCCTGGAGCGCGTCCGATCGACGCTGTACCGACAGACGCTGTTCGCGGAGTTCGAACACGAGGCCCACCGACTCGAGGAGGACGGCGAACCGCTCACCGCCGATCGGCTGGACGACCTCTACCGCGGGCTCAAAGCGGACTACTACGCACCCGCCGCGATCGACGACCGCATCGCCCGCGAGTGGATGCGCATCCCCCACTTCTACCGGGCCTTCTACGTCTACCAGTACGCGACCGGTATCTCCGCCGCGCTCGCCATCGTCGACGACGTGCTGGAACGCGGCCAACCCGCCGCCGACGACTACCTCGAGTTCCTCCGCCACGGCTCCCGCGAGTACCCCCTCGAACTGCTGCGGATCGCCGGCGTCGACATGAACTCCTCGGAGCCGATCGACCGCGCGCTCGAGACCTACGGACAGCGCCTCGACGAGTTCGAATCGCTGCTCGACTAA
- a CDS encoding M28 family metallopeptidase → MDDSDPDPALERAIGRAWIDDRPWDLLTRLAELPDRMGGSGGERRAAELVRDALADAGLADVRFDEFPMQHWERGTTEFAVFGGDGATDAERIERSFEAIALPYSPADDIEGPLVDVGYGTPDEIDDANVRDGIAVASTTTPPNERFVHRMETFGHAVTAGAAAFVFGNHVPGQLPPTGALKFDTEAAVPGVGVSAETRDWLTDYADRGARARLRVDATTRGGSSQNVHGTLGPKTDEEVLVLAHYDAHDIGEGALDNGCGMATVVGATAVLAAIEDQLERSVRIAGVGCEELGLLGAEALADELDRESIHAVVNVDGAGRVRNLRALSHGSEALAALADDVTDAVDRPVVHDSEPHPFSDHWPFLRAGVPALQLHSEPPAGGERGRGWGHTAADTRDKVDSRVLRDHAILTALLVRELAARDVPRIDGEALRERLRDQAYEPGMRAAGIWPDSWP, encoded by the coding sequence ATGGACGACAGCGATCCCGATCCGGCCCTCGAGCGGGCGATCGGTCGGGCCTGGATCGACGATCGACCCTGGGACCTGCTGACTCGACTGGCCGAGCTGCCCGACCGGATGGGCGGCTCCGGCGGCGAGCGCCGGGCGGCCGAACTCGTCCGCGACGCGCTTGCCGACGCCGGACTCGCGGACGTTCGGTTCGACGAGTTTCCGATGCAGCACTGGGAGCGGGGGACGACCGAGTTCGCCGTCTTCGGCGGCGACGGCGCGACCGACGCAGAACGGATCGAGCGGTCGTTCGAGGCGATCGCGCTGCCGTACTCGCCGGCGGACGACATCGAGGGGCCGCTGGTCGACGTCGGATACGGCACCCCAGACGAGATCGACGACGCCAACGTGCGGGACGGCATCGCCGTCGCGAGCACGACGACGCCGCCGAACGAGCGGTTCGTTCACCGGATGGAGACGTTCGGGCACGCCGTGACGGCGGGAGCGGCGGCGTTCGTCTTCGGCAACCACGTACCCGGCCAGTTGCCGCCGACGGGGGCGCTCAAATTCGACACCGAGGCCGCGGTGCCCGGAGTCGGCGTCAGCGCCGAAACCCGCGACTGGCTCACCGACTACGCCGACCGCGGCGCGCGGGCGCGACTTCGCGTCGACGCGACCACGCGAGGCGGCTCGAGTCAGAACGTTCACGGCACGCTCGGCCCGAAGACGGACGAGGAGGTGCTCGTCCTCGCTCACTACGACGCCCACGACATCGGCGAGGGCGCACTGGACAACGGCTGTGGAATGGCGACCGTCGTCGGCGCGACCGCGGTCCTCGCGGCGATCGAAGACCAGCTCGAGCGGTCGGTCCGGATCGCCGGCGTCGGCTGCGAGGAACTCGGGTTGCTCGGTGCGGAGGCGCTGGCCGACGAGCTGGACCGCGAGTCGATCCATGCGGTCGTCAACGTCGACGGCGCGGGGCGCGTTCGGAACCTCCGGGCGCTGTCCCACGGATCCGAGGCCCTCGCGGCGCTGGCCGACGACGTGACCGACGCGGTCGATCGGCCCGTGGTCCACGATTCGGAGCCGCACCCGTTCAGCGACCACTGGCCGTTTCTTCGAGCGGGCGTGCCGGCACTGCAACTCCACAGCGAGCCGCCGGCGGGCGGCGAGCGCGGCCGTGGCTGGGGGCACACGGCGGCGGACACGCGCGACAAGGTCGATTCGCGAGTTCTGCGGGACCACGCGATACTGACGGCGCTGCTCGTCCGCGAACTCGCGGCCCGAGACGTACCGCGGATCGACGGGGAAGCGCTCCGCGAGCGGCTCCGGGACCAGGCGTACGAGCCCGGCATGCGTGCGGCGGGGATCTGGCCCGATTCCTGGCCCTGA
- the truA gene encoding tRNA pseudouridine(38-40) synthase TruA, giving the protein MPLRAFRIAYDGTDYHGFQRQPQPDVPTVEDAIFDACRALDVLERDADKPAGYAAAGRTDAGVSALAQTIALEAPDWLAPRALNAELPADIRAWAAADAPDGFHATHHASSREYTYYLYAPPAEDAAADPDREPIAPAVDDDRFRAACEALSGTHDVHNLTPDDHNTERSLTLATDRDGDYLVVTVSAGGFARELVRRLVSLARAIGTGESPLAKVDRVLEPDPLPGHEGIAPAPPEPLVLTDVRYPALSFEIDEVAAESARAVFDRRRIDRRTGARVAGRVADGMR; this is encoded by the coding sequence ATGCCCCTCCGCGCGTTCCGGATCGCCTACGACGGGACCGACTACCACGGTTTCCAGCGCCAGCCCCAACCCGACGTGCCCACCGTCGAGGACGCGATCTTCGACGCCTGCCGCGCGCTCGACGTTTTAGAGCGCGACGCGGACAAGCCCGCCGGCTACGCCGCCGCCGGCCGCACGGACGCGGGGGTCTCCGCGCTGGCGCAGACGATCGCGCTCGAGGCCCCGGACTGGCTCGCGCCGCGAGCGCTGAACGCCGAACTCCCCGCGGACATCCGAGCGTGGGCGGCCGCCGACGCGCCGGACGGGTTCCACGCGACCCACCACGCGAGCAGCCGAGAGTACACCTATTACCTGTACGCGCCACCGGCCGAAGACGCGGCGGCCGACCCGGATCGCGAGCCGATCGCCCCCGCCGTCGACGACGACCGGTTCCGCGCGGCCTGCGAGGCGCTGTCCGGAACGCACGACGTCCACAACCTGACGCCCGACGATCACAACACCGAGCGCTCGCTGACGCTCGCGACGGATCGGGACGGCGACTATCTCGTCGTCACGGTCAGCGCGGGCGGCTTCGCACGGGAACTCGTCCGCCGGCTCGTCTCGCTCGCTCGCGCGATCGGGACCGGCGAGTCGCCGCTCGCGAAAGTCGACCGCGTCCTCGAGCCCGATCCGTTGCCCGGCCACGAGGGGATCGCCCCTGCACCGCCGGAGCCGCTCGTCCTGACCGACGTTCGCTACCCGGCTCTCAGCTTCGAGATCGACGAGGTGGCGGCCGAGAGCGCTCGAGCGGTGTTCGATCGTCGCCGGATCGACCGACGGACGGGGGCGCGCGTCGCCGGGCGCGTGGCCGACGGGATGCGCTGA
- a CDS encoding M48 family metalloprotease, which yields MTARPTGLRARMVAALLGLAVVTLGLLVGVWAVFYGVLSFFGLAFASRIAFVSTAVTLLSIGYLEYRHLETIERLADAQPVDRETAPVLYETTTRVAAQLDVPVPTIAVSERDAPEALAVGFRPESVHLVLSRGVIDALDERDELEAVIAHELAHVRNRDAIVVTAVSLPVVLADGLRSRIDRIDDPGWAAIVTVPLGLLSTGVWIVGRTITARLTRVRERAADRAAAEVTGSPAALASALQRLDREIADTPSRDLRDASGVSSVSILSLEPAEPEKIMLGPEGDVEPSHWSLRRRLHRLERFLFETHPPTDERIESLTALEREQ from the coding sequence ATGACCGCCAGACCAACTGGTCTTCGCGCGCGAATGGTTGCTGCCCTCCTCGGACTCGCGGTCGTCACACTCGGGCTGCTCGTGGGAGTCTGGGCCGTTTTCTACGGCGTTCTCTCCTTTTTCGGGCTCGCGTTTGCATCCCGGATCGCGTTCGTCAGCACCGCCGTAACGCTGTTGTCGATCGGCTATCTCGAGTACAGACACCTCGAGACGATCGAGCGGCTCGCGGACGCCCAGCCGGTGGACCGAGAGACGGCTCCGGTGCTGTACGAGACGACGACGCGGGTCGCGGCCCAACTCGACGTCCCCGTGCCGACGATCGCCGTCTCGGAGCGGGACGCGCCCGAAGCGTTGGCCGTCGGATTCCGACCGGAGTCAGTTCATCTGGTGCTCTCGCGCGGGGTGATCGACGCGCTCGACGAGCGAGACGAGCTAGAGGCGGTGATCGCACACGAACTCGCTCACGTCAGAAACCGCGACGCGATAGTCGTGACGGCCGTGTCGCTCCCCGTCGTACTCGCCGACGGGCTGCGGTCGCGGATCGATCGGATCGACGACCCCGGGTGGGCCGCGATCGTCACCGTCCCGCTGGGATTGCTCTCGACGGGCGTCTGGATCGTTGGGCGGACGATCACGGCCCGCCTCACCAGAGTCAGGGAACGAGCGGCGGATCGGGCGGCCGCGGAGGTAACCGGCTCACCCGCTGCTCTCGCCAGTGCGCTCCAGCGATTGGATCGGGAGATCGCCGATACGCCGTCTCGAGACCTCCGTGACGCGTCGGGCGTCTCTTCGGTATCGATCCTCTCGCTCGAGCCGGCGGAACCCGAAAAGATCATGCTTGGACCCGAGGGCGACGTCGAACCGTCGCACTGGTCGCTTCGAAGACGACTCCACCGGCTCGAGCGGTTCCTCTTCGAAACGCACCCGCCGACGGACGAACGGATCGAATCGCTGACGGCACTCGAGCGCGAGCAGTAG
- a CDS encoding response regulator has product MRIGHVIPAISPPDRPRQRRESTTDRREPAEILLVEDTLGDVRRTREAFEDERISDDLRAVTDGQAALDFRYVEDANAYLTRPVSPDAFTDRIRTLEEFWLAVVRLSSTNE; this is encoded by the coding sequence ATGCGAATCGGTCACGTGATCCCGGCGATCAGTCCACCGGACAGACCACGACAGCGGAGGGAATCGACGACTGATCGCCGTGAACCAGCCGAGATTCTGCTCGTCGAGGATACCCTCGGGGACGTTCGACGAACACGGGAGGCGTTCGAGGATGAACGGATCAGCGACGACCTTCGGGCCGTCACGGACGGGCAAGCGGCATTGGATTTCCGTTACGTGGAAGACGCGAACGCATACCTCACCAGGCCGGTCAGCCCCGACGCGTTCACCGACCGCATCCGAACGCTCGAGGAGTTCTGGCTTGCAGTCGTCCGTCTGTCATCAACGAACGAGTAA